A single genomic interval of Flavobacterium sp. N2820 harbors:
- a CDS encoding F0F1 ATP synthase subunit epsilon produces MILEIVSPEATLFKGEVTSVAVPGINGEFQMLNNHAPIVSLLAKGNVKINAQNIKIEKEFVSKFNKVNEQTYWLPINSGTIEMNENKIIVLAD; encoded by the coding sequence ATGATTTTAGAAATAGTATCACCAGAAGCTACATTGTTTAAAGGAGAAGTTACTTCGGTAGCAGTTCCTGGAATTAACGGTGAGTTTCAAATGCTAAATAATCACGCACCAATTGTTTCATTATTAGCAAAAGGGAATGTGAAAATCAATGCTCAAAACATTAAAATTGAAAAAGAATTCGTTTCTAAATTCAATAAAGTTAATGAGCAAACGTATTGGTTACCTATTAATTCTGGTACCATCGAAATGAATGAAAACAAGATTATTGTTTTAGCCGACTAA